The proteins below come from a single Chitinophaga pinensis DSM 2588 genomic window:
- a CDS encoding c-type cytochrome — protein sequence MNSRSILIPVLLLFVAVACNSTTEKQTLDFGVFKLTTPAGWKKVKRQGIDTYVGGLTDGVDTLHFGYGHYYEEIGQFTDEKMKYAADTVNGLRANIGLSQAPGHLAVMMIAVNREDQFIIDGTDLKQPDVVLDIFRSVVFEESNVSKNRITPVDSFILRAPVSAKGLFRINCASCHSFHKQLTGPVLTERVNVRNDQWLYDFLRDRASVRTDTGQVRLKKEYGFECPDFSTMSEEERWALIDYIKVK from the coding sequence ATGAACTCACGTAGTATTTTAATCCCGGTTTTGCTGCTGTTTGTTGCCGTTGCATGTAACAGCACAACTGAAAAGCAGACACTTGATTTTGGTGTTTTTAAACTGACGACGCCTGCCGGTTGGAAGAAAGTTAAACGGCAGGGTATTGATACTTATGTTGGTGGATTAACGGATGGAGTAGATACGCTGCATTTTGGTTATGGTCACTATTATGAGGAAATAGGTCAGTTTACAGATGAAAAAATGAAGTATGCAGCGGATACGGTGAATGGATTACGGGCGAATATAGGATTGTCTCAAGCTCCCGGACATCTGGCCGTGATGATGATAGCCGTTAACAGGGAGGATCAGTTTATCATAGATGGTACAGATTTAAAACAGCCTGATGTTGTGCTCGACATCTTCCGCTCGGTTGTTTTTGAAGAGAGTAATGTGTCGAAGAATCGTATCACACCCGTCGATAGTTTTATCTTACGCGCTCCTGTTTCGGCAAAAGGCTTATTCAGGATAAATTGTGCATCCTGTCATTCATTTCACAAGCAGCTCACAGGGCCGGTATTGACTGAACGGGTTAATGTCAGGAATGACCAATGGCTATATGATTTTTTGCGGGACCGTGCTTCCGTGCGTACAGATACAGGTCAGGTCCGGTTAAAGAAAGAATACGGTTTTGAATGTCCTGATTTTTCCACGATGAGCGAGGAAGAACGCTGGGCATTGATTGACTATATAAAAGTTAAATAA
- a CDS encoding DUF5763 domain-containing protein, with protein MKSPQKRSCLPTVVKAGIVFLLVYILFSLMPGLHSQSVYKTPYGKKYHTADCRMVKNVSQRLSLTEAIRLHLDPCKICHPELQESLEQPVQQLLQQPIEALTEKPAKKPAGTGHTVRCQGITKKGTRCKHMTSIGNGYCFQHQPD; from the coding sequence ATGAAGTCCCCTCAAAAAAGAAGTTGTCTGCCCACTGTTGTTAAAGCAGGTATTGTTTTTTTACTGGTATACATCCTGTTTTCGCTGATGCCGGGATTGCATTCGCAGTCTGTCTATAAAACACCATACGGCAAGAAATATCATACAGCGGATTGCAGAATGGTTAAGAATGTTTCTCAGCGATTGTCGCTGACAGAAGCGATACGCCTGCACCTGGATCCTTGTAAGATTTGTCACCCTGAATTACAGGAATCCCTGGAACAACCTGTCCAGCAATTATTACAGCAACCGATAGAAGCGTTGACCGAAAAACCGGCAAAGAAGCCTGCAGGTACGGGGCATACTGTTCGTTGTCAGGGGATTACTAAAAAAGGTACCCGTTGTAAACACATGACAAGTATCGGTAACGGCTACTGTTTTCAGCATCAGCCGGATTAA
- a CDS encoding exo-beta-N-acetylmuramidase NamZ domain-containing protein, with protein MKIIFTIATLVTLFTCPASHPETQATVVRKEKEDAGIITGASQTAAYLPLLKGKRVAVLANPTTVIGNSHLVDSLLKRGVKIVKVFGPEHGFRGNASNGAKVKDEKDAATGLPIISLYGAKRKPGAAELADVDIVIFDIQDVGCRFYTYINVLRDVMEGCAENNKEVLILDRPNPNGYLVDGPILDMRLKSGIGQFPIPIAHGMTIAEFAKMINGEGWLPGGKTCKLKIIPLKNYQHDMEYTLPVKPSPNLNTQQSILLYPSTCLFEGTVISQGRGTQYPFTVLGSPALKDKYSFSFKPVSIPGMSETPLHMNKACYGLDLRNYDVAALRRERKINLEWMISLYNAYPDKARFFDRSISTQIGNIDYLAGVSEFKQQIIAGKTAEEIRASWEPGLSKYKEMRKKYLLYP; from the coding sequence ATGAAGATAATATTCACGATTGCCACGCTTGTTACGTTGTTTACATGTCCTGCTTCTCACCCGGAGACACAGGCCACTGTTGTCCGGAAGGAGAAAGAAGATGCAGGGATTATTACGGGGGCCAGTCAGACGGCTGCCTATTTGCCATTATTGAAAGGGAAAAGAGTGGCTGTGCTCGCGAATCCTACTACTGTTATCGGGAATAGTCACCTGGTGGATAGTCTGTTGAAGAGAGGGGTTAAAATTGTCAAGGTATTCGGACCGGAACATGGTTTCCGTGGCAATGCCAGTAATGGGGCTAAAGTAAAAGATGAAAAAGATGCGGCGACCGGTTTGCCGATCATTTCACTGTATGGCGCTAAGCGTAAGCCAGGTGCAGCTGAGCTGGCAGATGTGGATATTGTCATTTTTGATATACAGGATGTGGGATGCCGCTTTTATACTTATATCAATGTGCTGAGAGATGTGATGGAGGGTTGCGCGGAGAATAATAAAGAAGTGCTGATCCTGGATCGGCCTAATCCTAATGGTTACCTGGTAGATGGGCCGATATTGGATATGCGTTTGAAATCGGGTATCGGACAGTTCCCGATTCCAATTGCACATGGCATGACGATCGCTGAGTTTGCAAAAATGATCAATGGAGAGGGTTGGTTGCCTGGTGGAAAAACCTGTAAACTGAAGATCATTCCGTTGAAGAACTACCAGCATGACATGGAGTATACCTTACCTGTAAAACCTTCACCAAACCTGAATACACAACAGAGTATATTATTATATCCTTCTACCTGCTTATTTGAAGGTACTGTTATCAGTCAGGGGAGAGGTACCCAATATCCGTTTACGGTACTGGGAAGTCCAGCGTTGAAAGACAAATACAGTTTCTCTTTTAAGCCGGTGAGCATTCCCGGTATGAGCGAAACGCCGCTGCATATGAATAAAGCGTGCTACGGACTGGATCTCAGAAACTATGACGTAGCTGCACTGCGTCGTGAGAGAAAGATCAACCTGGAATGGATGATCTCATTGTACAATGCTTATCCTGATAAGGCCCGCTTTTTTGACCGTTCGATCAGTACGCAGATCGGGAACATCGACTATCTGGCCGGTGTGTCTGAATTCAAACAACAGATTATTGCAGGAAAGACAGCGGAGGAGATCCGTGCATCCTGGGAACCTGGTTTGTCGAAGTATAAAGAGATGCGTAAAAAGTACCTGTTATACCCCTGA
- a CDS encoding RICIN domain-containing protein yields the protein MKRKIPLLAFAAMLLFACKKDIEDSAACALPIPSTAAVSAAALPSSDFKGVNWADTRDNFADDELVLSGTTINDSYATIQTKADYILSGFQTAGANTVRLPVNPPTVLGTWWQAYKGAVDKASAKNMKVLLAYWEGASSRNGLIDNTTTFWQMWDAVIAAYRSNPLIYFEVFNEPHGYSATDLLTLYNQFVTRYPGVPKNRFILDGTGYSTGVNTVGADTRFDSCMLSFHDYTWFESSKTTTADWEQPVKSLAYPGRTIVTEFGTVMTDGTNYTGAPGSNVNNTYLQGMTNSLRELGVGCVYWPGLRTGDTYSMFTANGTSLATNNNSGLTRLKYAWGTGTITPPYASFTAGVYYKVINKHSGKSLEVYNQLTTNGATIDQWDYWGGNSQQWSFNALGNNYFSIINRNSAKSLDVNGQSTVAGAAIVQWDYWAGNNQQWQIVDIGFGYYKLLNRNSGFSLDVNGQSTANGGNVIQWNWNSGANQQWQIAAP from the coding sequence ATGAAAAGAAAAATCCCCCTTCTTGCATTTGCAGCTATGCTGCTGTTTGCCTGTAAAAAAGACATTGAAGACAGCGCAGCCTGTGCTTTACCTATTCCTTCTACCGCAGCCGTATCAGCAGCAGCCCTGCCTTCTTCAGATTTTAAAGGCGTTAACTGGGCGGATACCCGGGATAATTTTGCGGATGATGAGCTGGTCTTGTCGGGTACCACTATCAATGACAGCTATGCGACTATTCAGACGAAGGCCGATTATATACTGAGCGGTTTTCAGACAGCGGGCGCCAATACCGTGCGGCTGCCTGTCAACCCTCCTACGGTGCTGGGCACCTGGTGGCAGGCATATAAAGGCGCTGTTGACAAAGCCAGCGCTAAAAATATGAAAGTCTTACTGGCGTATTGGGAGGGTGCTTCCTCACGCAATGGACTGATTGATAATACGACTACTTTCTGGCAGATGTGGGATGCGGTCATCGCTGCTTACCGGTCCAATCCGCTGATCTATTTTGAGGTCTTTAATGAGCCGCATGGGTATAGTGCGACAGACCTGCTGACCTTGTACAATCAGTTCGTAACAAGGTATCCGGGTGTGCCTAAGAACAGGTTTATACTCGATGGTACCGGATATTCCACCGGTGTAAATACTGTGGGAGCAGATACCCGTTTTGACAGCTGTATGCTTTCTTTCCATGATTACACCTGGTTTGAAAGCAGTAAAACGACAACTGCCGACTGGGAGCAACCGGTTAAATCGCTGGCTTATCCTGGCAGGACGATTGTCACGGAATTTGGTACCGTGATGACAGATGGTACTAATTATACCGGCGCACCAGGATCAAATGTGAATAACACGTATCTGCAGGGAATGACGAATTCGCTACGCGAACTGGGTGTTGGTTGTGTATACTGGCCCGGTCTGAGAACAGGCGATACTTACAGCATGTTTACCGCTAATGGCACATCCCTTGCTACTAATAATAATTCAGGTTTAACCCGTTTAAAATATGCCTGGGGAACCGGCACAATTACGCCTCCTTATGCATCATTTACAGCAGGCGTTTATTATAAAGTCATCAATAAACATAGTGGTAAATCACTGGAAGTATATAACCAGCTGACTACTAACGGCGCTACGATTGATCAGTGGGATTACTGGGGAGGTAACAGTCAGCAATGGTCATTTAATGCATTAGGTAATAATTACTTTTCTATAATAAACAGAAATAGTGCTAAATCCCTGGATGTGAATGGTCAATCTACCGTCGCAGGAGCAGCAATTGTGCAATGGGACTACTGGGCCGGCAACAATCAGCAATGGCAGATTGTTGATATAGGTTTTGGTTATTACAAGTTATTAAACAGGAACAGCGGTTTCTCATTGGATGTCAATGGTCAGTCAACAGCCAACGGAGGTAATGTGATTCAGTGGAACTGGAATAGTGGTGCTAATCAGCAATGGCAGATCGCAGCGCCTTGA
- a CDS encoding TonB-dependent receptor, whose protein sequence is MRLLQTLLLMLLAFSPCALFAEDGNGVVKGTVKTTDGKAAAMVSVTLKNTKKSTITDENGAFLLNNVKPGTYTLQVTLLGHGAKEETVIVSSDNTTEINVTLQLSDIQLQEVEVATGRSKFAKKESDYVARLPLKNLENPQVYNVVSKELLQEQVVTNFDDALKNTPGVTKLWSSTGRPTDGAGYFSMRGFSVQPTMINGIPGLTNGGIDPANVERIESIKGPSGTLFGSSYISFGGLLNIVTKKPYETFGGEISYTAGGFGLNRVTADVNAPLNADKTALLRVNAAYHNEGSFQDAGFKKSFFFAPSFSYKASDKLSFLVNAEFYNAESTNALMVFLNRYRPLIAKTPEQLHMDFDRSYTSNDLTHKTPTVNLYGQANYKISDKWTSQTVLSRSSRKSDGYYSYVMFLDMGPNGSPGPNDTLLSRFAYYQNSTTTTTDIQQNFIGDFNIGSLRNRVVFGLDFNDQSTVNNNSAYALFDFVNVTRNDDPRYAQLTKAAVDAKLGGQGGTKDGNSAQVYSAYISDVLNITDALSAMASLRVDRFESKGYTDFATNTTSDKYGQTAVSPKFGLVYQIVKDQVSVFGNYMNGFSNTAPGVRVLPDYTNIFKPQQANQWEGGVKLDVLNHKVALTASYYDLLVSNMTRQITVEREGTAYNVTIQDGKQKSKGVEFDLIANPLPGLNIVAGYSYNDSKALQIDAEYLNRRPVSAGPANLANAWISYAFTKGAVKGLGLGFGGNYASDNNVTNGLTTGLFTLPSYTILNASVFYNAKSYRLGVKLDNVSNKEYFSGWTTLEKQMPRRLSVNATFRF, encoded by the coding sequence ATGAGACTACTTCAGACCTTACTTTTAATGCTCCTGGCATTCAGTCCTTGCGCACTCTTCGCAGAAGACGGAAACGGAGTCGTTAAAGGTACAGTTAAGACGACAGATGGAAAGGCAGCTGCAATGGTATCAGTAACATTAAAAAATACTAAGAAATCGACCATTACAGACGAAAATGGCGCTTTTTTACTGAACAATGTGAAACCTGGCACCTACACCTTACAGGTTACCCTGCTGGGCCACGGCGCAAAAGAAGAAACTGTTATCGTCTCCTCTGATAATACAACCGAGATCAACGTCACCTTACAACTGTCAGATATCCAGTTGCAGGAAGTGGAAGTAGCGACAGGCCGTAGTAAGTTCGCAAAAAAAGAATCTGACTACGTAGCGCGCCTCCCTTTAAAAAACCTGGAAAATCCACAGGTATACAACGTTGTATCTAAAGAACTGCTGCAGGAACAGGTAGTAACCAACTTCGACGACGCATTGAAAAATACACCGGGTGTAACCAAACTCTGGTCATCTACAGGCCGGCCTACTGACGGCGCCGGCTATTTCTCTATGCGTGGTTTCAGCGTACAGCCAACCATGATCAATGGTATCCCGGGCCTGACTAACGGTGGTATCGATCCTGCTAACGTAGAAAGAATCGAATCTATCAAAGGTCCTTCCGGTACCCTGTTTGGTAGCAGCTATATTTCCTTCGGTGGTTTGCTGAACATCGTTACTAAAAAACCTTACGAAACTTTCGGTGGTGAAATCAGTTACACTGCCGGCGGATTTGGCCTCAACCGTGTAACAGCCGACGTCAACGCACCGCTGAATGCTGATAAAACAGCTTTACTGCGTGTGAATGCCGCTTATCACAATGAAGGCAGCTTCCAGGATGCAGGTTTCAAAAAGTCCTTCTTCTTCGCACCAAGCTTCTCTTATAAAGCGAGCGATAAATTATCCTTCCTGGTAAATGCAGAATTCTACAATGCTGAAAGCACCAATGCGCTGATGGTATTCCTGAACAGATATCGTCCGCTGATCGCAAAAACGCCTGAACAACTGCACATGGATTTTGACAGATCTTACACCAGCAACGATCTGACACATAAAACGCCTACCGTAAACCTCTATGGTCAGGCTAATTATAAGATCTCTGATAAGTGGACGTCCCAGACTGTATTGTCAAGAAGCTCTCGTAAAAGCGATGGATATTATTCCTATGTAATGTTCCTGGATATGGGCCCTAATGGAAGTCCCGGACCAAACGATACATTACTGAGCCGTTTTGCATACTATCAGAACTCCACCACTACCACTACCGATATCCAGCAGAACTTCATCGGTGATTTCAACATCGGTAGCCTGCGTAACCGTGTAGTATTCGGTCTGGATTTCAATGATCAGAGCACCGTGAATAATAACAGCGCATACGCACTGTTTGACTTCGTGAACGTTACACGTAATGACGATCCACGCTACGCACAGCTGACAAAAGCTGCGGTAGATGCGAAACTCGGCGGACAAGGCGGTACCAAAGACGGTAACAGTGCACAGGTATACAGCGCCTACATCTCCGATGTACTGAATATCACAGACGCGTTAAGCGCCATGGCGAGCTTGCGTGTGGACCGCTTCGAAAGCAAAGGATACACAGATTTCGCAACCAATACCACCAGTGATAAATACGGCCAGACTGCAGTGTCTCCGAAATTTGGTCTGGTATACCAGATCGTTAAAGACCAGGTAAGCGTATTCGGTAACTATATGAACGGTTTCAGTAACACCGCTCCGGGTGTAAGAGTACTACCTGACTACACTAACATCTTCAAGCCACAACAGGCTAATCAGTGGGAAGGTGGTGTAAAACTGGATGTACTGAACCACAAAGTAGCCCTGACGGCCAGCTACTACGACCTGCTGGTGTCTAACATGACCCGCCAGATCACCGTAGAACGTGAAGGTACCGCCTACAATGTGACCATCCAGGATGGTAAACAGAAAAGTAAAGGCGTTGAATTTGACCTGATCGCTAATCCGCTGCCAGGTCTGAACATCGTAGCAGGTTATAGCTACAATGACAGCAAAGCTTTACAGATAGATGCGGAATACCTGAACAGAAGACCAGTATCTGCCGGTCCTGCTAACCTGGCAAATGCCTGGATCAGCTACGCCTTTACCAAAGGCGCTGTAAAAGGTCTTGGTCTGGGCTTCGGTGGTAACTATGCCAGTGATAACAACGTGACTAACGGTCTGACCACAGGTCTGTTCACACTGCCTTCTTACACCATCCTGAATGCATCTGTATTCTACAATGCAAAATCATACCGCCTCGGTGTAAAACTGGATAACGTCAGCAACAAGGAATATTTCTCCGGATGGACTACCCTGGAGAAACAAATGCCAAGACGTCTGTCAGTAAATGCTACTTTCAGATTCTAA
- a CDS encoding DUF4236 domain-containing protein, with the protein MAWSYRKRIKIIPGVHLNISRKGISTTIGVRGASLNIGPNGTYLNTSIPGLGIYNRQRISPAPGQSQRPEAYVPEVATLEPEDRGNIFSVAPNDVTSNDMQGIKATIVAAHRQKKELTQDLTKVQSALFVSRMQLFCSYVFLYGLFIRKIPQQVRETIAAQQDAILRIKEQIDNSYMQMDIEFDADMKAKFSVLEDTFKQLSHSQKVWDVTSAVHQNRVAARSAASTLVMKREVAIAVKGIPDIRSEISPLWLKNANGADLYFYPGFVIMYDSRDQFGIIGYNELQFDFGPVRFVESGIVPGDSKVIDRTWAKVNRNGTPDKRFKDNRQIPIVRYGSISLKTRNGLHEEYEFSNYEATESFGNAFSNYIRSISN; encoded by the coding sequence ATGGCATGGAGCTATAGAAAACGCATAAAAATTATCCCCGGCGTACACCTCAATATCAGCCGTAAAGGTATCAGCACGACTATTGGCGTCAGAGGCGCCAGTCTGAATATCGGTCCCAATGGCACCTATCTGAATACAAGTATACCTGGTCTGGGTATATACAACAGACAAAGAATATCGCCTGCGCCTGGTCAGTCTCAGCGACCGGAAGCCTATGTGCCGGAAGTGGCTACGCTGGAGCCGGAAGATCGCGGCAATATATTCAGCGTAGCGCCTAATGACGTTACCAGCAATGATATGCAAGGTATAAAGGCTACGATCGTAGCTGCACATCGGCAGAAGAAAGAACTGACACAGGACCTGACGAAGGTTCAGTCAGCGCTTTTTGTATCCCGTATGCAATTGTTTTGCTCGTATGTGTTTTTATACGGACTTTTTATACGTAAGATACCTCAGCAGGTAAGAGAAACGATCGCTGCACAGCAGGATGCGATTCTTCGTATAAAAGAACAGATTGATAACAGTTATATGCAGATGGACATTGAATTTGATGCGGACATGAAAGCGAAATTCAGTGTGCTGGAAGATACATTTAAACAGTTATCCCACTCGCAGAAAGTATGGGATGTTACAAGCGCCGTACATCAGAACAGAGTGGCGGCCAGGTCAGCAGCTTCCACGCTGGTGATGAAGCGGGAGGTAGCGATTGCGGTGAAGGGTATTCCTGATATCAGATCGGAGATCTCTCCTTTGTGGTTGAAGAATGCGAATGGCGCTGACCTGTATTTCTATCCTGGTTTTGTGATCATGTATGACTCGCGCGACCAGTTTGGTATTATCGGGTATAATGAATTACAGTTTGACTTCGGACCAGTCCGTTTTGTGGAAAGTGGAATTGTGCCGGGGGATAGTAAGGTGATTGACAGGACCTGGGCGAAGGTGAACAGGAATGGTACACCTGATAAGCGATTTAAAGATAACCGTCAGATCCCTATTGTGAGATATGGCAGTATATCGCTGAAGACCAGGAATGGCTTGCATGAAGAGTATGAGTTCAGTAATTATGAGGCAACTGAGTCCTTCGGTAATGCATTTTCCAATTATATCAGATCTATCAGCAATTAA